In the Candidatus Nitrosotalea sinensis genome, one interval contains:
- a CDS encoding precorrin-2 dehydrogenase/sirohydrochlorin ferrochelatase family protein, which produces MIVDLNLGGNLVIVVGGGNEGLKKVNTLLTQDCKILLVSDATNRQIQNYVKQKKIAFKKMRLENANFLKKYKPFMVLATTDDKELNRKIVQQAKAMRCYAYAADDPEVSDFAFGSVINIDDTVQIAVSTGGRSPAMARKLKLQAEQIFRKVIKKEDIYHIKLQDFARRAAKTKIATFPERKKFLYSVMNDNHIKQLIQVGNLKKAQKRVMEILGDMK; this is translated from the coding sequence TTGATAGTAGACCTGAATCTTGGAGGTAACCTAGTAATTGTAGTAGGAGGGGGAAATGAGGGCCTAAAAAAAGTAAATACTCTTTTGACTCAAGATTGCAAGATTCTTCTTGTAAGCGATGCAACAAACAGACAGATTCAAAATTACGTAAAACAAAAAAAGATAGCATTCAAGAAAATGAGACTTGAAAATGCAAATTTTCTAAAAAAATACAAACCATTTATGGTGCTTGCAACAACTGACGACAAGGAACTCAACCGAAAAATTGTGCAACAGGCAAAAGCTATGCGATGTTATGCATATGCCGCAGATGATCCCGAAGTAAGTGATTTTGCATTTGGCTCTGTAATCAATATTGATGATACTGTTCAGATTGCTGTCTCTACTGGAGGGCGGAGCCCAGCAATGGCAAGAAAACTAAAACTACAAGCAGAACAGATATTCCGCAAAGTAATCAAAAAAGAGGATATCTACCACATCAAACTACAAGACTTTGCAAGACGGGCCGCCAAGACCAAGATCGCAACATTTCCCGAACGAAAAAAGTTCCTCTATAGCGTGATGAATGATAATCATATTAAACAATTAATACAAGTCGGAAACCTAAAAAAAGCACAGAAGCGGGTTATGGAAATACTTGGTGATATGAAATGA
- a CDS encoding HD domain-containing protein translates to MSLKKLEKAIRKKLEENDPAHDYNHIMRVLKNAKKIAKKEDVNMKVITAAVLLHDVISYPKSDPRSKKSSIESAKASRKILKNYRFTQIQIDAIADAIRDHSFSRGVTPSTIEGKILQDADRLDALGAIGIARTFSVGGAENRPFYYSKDPFCKRRFPDDKSWTVDHFYKKLLLLEKTMNTNTGRAEARKRISMMKKFLDQLKKEI, encoded by the coding sequence TTGAGTCTAAAGAAATTAGAAAAAGCAATCAGGAAAAAACTAGAGGAGAATGACCCGGCCCATGATTATAATCACATAATGAGAGTACTTAAAAATGCAAAAAAGATTGCAAAAAAAGAAGATGTAAACATGAAAGTGATAACAGCTGCAGTTTTGCTCCATGATGTGATATCATATCCAAAATCTGATCCTAGATCAAAAAAATCTTCCATAGAGAGTGCAAAAGCATCTAGAAAAATTCTGAAAAATTATAGATTCACCCAAATCCAGATAGATGCAATAGCAGATGCAATAAGAGATCATAGCTTTTCAAGAGGTGTTACGCCCTCTACCATTGAAGGAAAAATACTACAAGATGCAGACAGACTTGATGCTCTTGGAGCAATAGGAATAGCAAGAACATTTTCTGTTGGAGGAGCAGAGAACAGACCATTTTATTACAGCAAGGATCCTTTTTGCAAAAGACGTTTTCCAGACGATAAGAGTTGGACAGTTGATCATTTTTACAAAAAACTTTTACTGCTTGAAAAAACTATGAATACCAATACTGGCAGAGCAGAGGCAAGAAAAAGAATCAGCATGATGAAAAAATTTCTAGATCAATTGAAAAAAGAGATCTAG
- a CDS encoding aldo/keto reductase, which translates to MKYRKLGKSGIKVSEIGFGAWTLGLDWWGKKIEDDEAKRMLKRAFDLGINYFETGDIYGRGKSEKLIGEVFSGMRNQVVLSTKYGYDIYSNEQIGHKELPQKFTEEFTDFALKKSLERLQTDYLDVYGLHNPKIHTIRDKKIFGFLDKKIQEGIIKSYQIALGPAIGWTQEGLDSMKLTNATAVQTVYNILEQNPGNTLIEEAEKNDVGILVRVPDASGILTGKVNAQTKISEKDHRSVRSGDWVQEALRKVDQLMPIAKRNGLNITELAIKFILSQNAVSSVLPTVVSEEEIEMFCAMSDGKYLSDSDKNEIIGLFNQWPSYELKASAQTA; encoded by the coding sequence TTGAAATATAGAAAATTAGGAAAAAGTGGAATCAAAGTATCTGAAATAGGATTTGGCGCATGGACTTTGGGACTTGATTGGTGGGGTAAAAAAATTGAGGACGATGAAGCAAAAAGAATGCTCAAGCGAGCGTTTGATCTTGGAATAAACTATTTTGAGACTGGAGATATTTACGGACGAGGCAAGAGTGAGAAACTCATTGGTGAAGTCTTTTCAGGAATGAGAAACCAAGTTGTCTTGTCTACAAAATACGGTTATGATATTTATTCAAATGAGCAGATAGGCCACAAGGAACTCCCTCAAAAATTCACTGAAGAATTTACTGATTTTGCATTAAAAAAGAGCCTTGAAAGATTGCAGACGGATTATTTGGATGTATATGGGTTACATAACCCAAAAATCCATACAATTCGGGACAAGAAAATATTTGGATTTTTAGACAAAAAAATACAAGAAGGAATCATCAAGAGTTACCAAATTGCATTGGGTCCGGCAATTGGATGGACCCAGGAGGGCCTTGATTCAATGAAATTGACCAATGCTACGGCTGTACAAACTGTATACAACATACTTGAACAAAATCCAGGAAATACACTCATTGAAGAGGCAGAAAAGAACGATGTGGGAATACTAGTACGTGTTCCTGATGCTTCTGGCATACTGACAGGCAAAGTAAACGCCCAAACAAAAATTAGTGAAAAGGATCACCGTTCAGTGCGAAGTGGAGACTGGGTGCAAGAAGCACTACGAAAAGTAGATCAACTCATGCCTATTGCAAAACGAAATGGTCTTAACATTACTGAACTTGCAATCAAATTCATCTTGTCACAAAATGCAGTCTCCTCAGTTCTTCCAACTGTGGTAAGTGAAGAAGAAATTGAAATGTTCTGTGCCATGTCTGATGGAAAGTATCTTAGTGATTCTGACAAGAATGAAATTATTGGCCTCTTCAACCAGTGGCCGTCTTATGAGCTAAAAGCATCAGCACAAACTGCATAG
- a CDS encoding DUF1802 family protein, protein MMKALKEWATVVTALENGDQTVLLRKGGILETSSGFKVEDKKFLLFPTYEHQDNTSLKSQFYRYFADAREQKPQEGFNRITSYAEVVAERDISSMQKIEELSDFHIWSDSYMVERMNWMPQKPMTAIFLKTYKISPIEIPLLPEYHGCKSWIELNVNVQSGSAVLSEAELQEKLSKFRSITN, encoded by the coding sequence ATGATGAAGGCACTAAAAGAGTGGGCCACTGTTGTGACTGCACTTGAGAATGGAGACCAGACAGTACTTCTCAGAAAAGGAGGGATATTGGAAACCTCATCCGGGTTTAAGGTAGAAGACAAAAAGTTTTTGCTATTTCCAACATACGAGCATCAGGATAACACATCTTTAAAATCCCAATTTTACAGATATTTTGCAGATGCACGGGAACAAAAACCACAAGAAGGATTCAACAGAATAACCTCTTATGCTGAAGTTGTTGCAGAACGTGATATCTCTTCTATGCAAAAGATAGAAGAACTGTCTGATTTTCACATCTGGAGTGATTCATACATGGTAGAAAGAATGAACTGGATGCCACAAAAACCAATGACTGCTATATTTCTAAAAACATACAAGATTTCTCCAATTGAGATTCCTCTGCTTCCGGAATATCATGGTTGCAAATCTTGGATAGAGTTAAATGTAAATGTGCAATCTGGATCAGCAGTTTTGAGTGAAGCAGAGCTTCAGGAAAAATTATCAAAGTTTAGGAGCATAACAAATTGA
- a CDS encoding acyl-CoA dehydrogenase family protein, with amino-acid sequence MSWSNLSKMNFEVSEEQKNFLNKVDRVCKSIRDYETRCYLDEKINDRVIPEFGEIGMLGCPISKKYGGLGYDILTYLFALERIGREGNSLRTFFSAHVSIGQMVIQNWGNAEQKQKYLVNTTNGTNIMGFALTEPDAGSDPGRMSTKFEERGDNYVLNGTKHWVGNGTFAKVITTYAKGPDGKISAFIVDTNSKGFSSEEMKNKMGLLTVKNAEITFENCLVPKENLLGKLGSGLSVAYSALIDGRLSVAAGAVGVMKDCLDESIKYSQKREQHGSVLAKKQLIQEHIATMIVNIESSRWLVYRAGIARQRLHDYVENLKENDANWMSSLNRQNTEYSALRNRADRLAAIAKLHATNAAFDCANRAVQVFGSYGYQKTSRVARHFLDSRAIVIYEGANEVLKLKIASLEMGEKYDSY; translated from the coding sequence ATGTCATGGTCTAATTTATCAAAGATGAATTTTGAAGTATCTGAAGAACAAAAAAATTTTCTTAATAAAGTAGACCGAGTATGTAAATCAATTAGAGATTATGAAACCAGATGCTATCTTGATGAAAAAATAAACGACCGAGTGATTCCTGAATTTGGAGAGATTGGGATGCTTGGATGTCCAATCTCAAAAAAATATGGAGGATTAGGCTATGACATTTTGACTTATCTTTTTGCACTGGAAAGAATAGGAAGAGAAGGAAATTCTCTTCGAACATTTTTTTCTGCACATGTATCCATAGGACAAATGGTTATACAAAACTGGGGAAATGCAGAACAAAAACAAAAGTATCTTGTTAACACTACAAATGGCACTAATATCATGGGTTTTGCATTAACAGAACCTGATGCAGGAAGTGATCCGGGACGAATGTCAACAAAATTTGAAGAACGTGGAGATAATTACGTATTAAATGGGACAAAACACTGGGTTGGAAATGGCACTTTTGCAAAAGTGATAACCACCTATGCTAAAGGTCCTGATGGAAAGATATCTGCATTCATTGTTGACACTAATTCCAAGGGATTTAGCTCAGAAGAGATGAAAAATAAGATGGGTCTGCTCACTGTAAAAAATGCAGAGATTACTTTTGAGAATTGTCTTGTACCAAAAGAGAATTTGCTTGGAAAATTAGGTAGTGGTCTTAGTGTTGCATATAGTGCATTAATTGATGGAAGGCTCAGTGTGGCAGCAGGTGCTGTGGGTGTAATGAAAGATTGTCTTGACGAATCCATAAAATACTCGCAAAAAAGAGAACAACATGGTTCTGTACTTGCAAAAAAACAGCTCATACAGGAACATATTGCAACAATGATTGTAAACATCGAAAGTTCACGATGGTTGGTATATAGAGCTGGTATTGCTAGGCAGAGGCTACATGATTATGTGGAAAATCTCAAAGAAAATGATGCCAATTGGATGTCTTCTCTAAATAGACAAAATACTGAATATTCTGCATTGCGAAATAGGGCTGACAGGCTTGCCGCAATTGCTAAACTTCATGCCACTAATGCTGCATTTGACTGCGCGAACAGAGCAGTCCAGGTCTTTGGCTCGTATGGATATCAAAAGACAAGCAGGGTGGCAAGGCACTTTCTTGATTCTAGGGCAATTGTAATATATGAAGGGGCAAACGAGGTTCTAAAACTAAAGATAGCCTCGCTTGAAATGGGCGAAAAATACGATTCGTATTAG
- the ahbA gene encoding siroheme decarboxylase subunit alpha, protein MDKLDKEILNEIQWTFPLDPRPYSVMAKKFGIPDAELMQRLEVLRKDGIIRQISAIFDTRKLGYKSALVAMAIEPDKLDYVANQVNKHPGVSHNYERNHEYNLWFTLAVPPGSDLKTEIDKFSKLSGIKKTRLLPTIKLFKIGVKLEMVDEKKSDVKPSEEKKKITETKFVATEEEKDYIRELQKDLEIIERPFLKSAQKLGITEEQLLDKARQYEEIGVMRRFAAILRHREVGFTANGMIVWKVPDERIEQVGAKLGAFPQISHCYQRPVYQDWPYNVFSMVHCKSIEEAENMAKEIQKQIDVNEYKILFSSREFKKTRVEYFVEHKFSIEDLITA, encoded by the coding sequence ATGGACAAGCTGGACAAGGAGATTTTAAATGAGATCCAGTGGACTTTTCCTCTAGATCCACGACCATATTCTGTAATGGCAAAAAAATTTGGAATACCTGATGCAGAATTGATGCAGAGATTAGAGGTATTGAGAAAGGACGGAATAATCAGACAGATAAGCGCCATATTTGATACACGAAAACTCGGATACAAGAGTGCACTTGTTGCTATGGCAATAGAACCTGACAAGCTTGATTATGTTGCAAATCAAGTAAACAAACATCCAGGTGTAAGTCACAATTATGAAAGAAATCACGAATACAATCTTTGGTTTACTCTAGCAGTTCCTCCCGGCTCTGATCTGAAAACAGAGATTGACAAATTTTCCAAGTTATCTGGAATTAAAAAGACACGTCTTCTTCCCACCATCAAACTCTTCAAGATCGGTGTAAAACTAGAGATGGTAGATGAGAAAAAATCAGATGTCAAGCCATCAGAAGAAAAGAAAAAGATCACTGAAACAAAGTTTGTCGCAACAGAGGAAGAAAAGGACTACATTCGAGAGTTACAGAAAGATTTGGAAATAATAGAAAGACCATTTTTGAAATCGGCTCAAAAACTTGGGATAACTGAAGAGCAGTTGCTTGACAAGGCACGACAATACGAAGAGATAGGAGTGATGCGAAGATTTGCTGCAATACTAAGACATAGAGAAGTAGGATTTACTGCAAATGGCATGATAGTATGGAAGGTTCCAGATGAGAGAATTGAACAGGTGGGTGCAAAGTTAGGCGCGTTCCCACAGATAAGCCACTGCTACCAGAGACCAGTATACCAAGATTGGCCATACAATGTGTTTTCAATGGTTCATTGCAAATCTATCGAGGAGGCTGAAAACATGGCAAAAGAGATTCAAAAACAAATAGACGTAAACGAATACAAAATTTTGTTCAGTTCTAGAGAATTTAAAAAGACTCGAGTAGAGTATTTTGTAGAGCACAAGTTTAGCATTGAAGATCTAATAACAGCATAA
- a CDS encoding chlorite dismutase family protein: MSEQPRQFFNFAFFKVDPKWRWMADLAKEESAKEVENVLKNSQINYRVYSTLGLRDDAEFLLWFVSDSVEKIQDSISKLYLTVFGKYIIPTHVYLSSTRPSMYASNQKPRGWIGGEEQKKYVVVYPFIKTREWYLLPLEKRKEMMAEHIQVGHKYPDVLLNTTYSFGIHDEDFMLAFETDTLHKFQDLIMDLRETQVSRYVAVDTPMIVCIKKDLVSMIRSLG; the protein is encoded by the coding sequence ATGGCAGATTTGGCAAAAGAGGAATCTGCAAAAGAAGTAGAAAACGTTCTTAAAAATTCCCAGATAAATTACAGGGTCTACTCTACCTTGGGATTGCGTGATGATGCTGAATTCTTGTTGTGGTTTGTATCCGATTCTGTTGAAAAAATCCAGGATTCAATATCGAAGTTGTATCTTACAGTTTTTGGAAAATATATCATTCCAACACATGTCTATCTATCCAGTACAAGACCGTCTATGTATGCCAGTAACCAAAAGCCACGAGGATGGATTGGAGGTGAAGAGCAGAAAAAATATGTTGTTGTATATCCGTTTATCAAAACACGAGAGTGGTATCTATTGCCTCTTGAAAAACGAAAAGAAATGATGGCTGAACACATTCAAGTTGGTCACAAATATCCTGATGTTCTTCTAAATACTACCTATTCATTTGGAATCCATGACGAGGACTTTATGTTAGCATTTGAAACTGACACATTGCATAAATTTCAAGACTTGATAATGGACTTGAGGGAAACCCAAGTTAGCAGATATGTTGCAGTGGATACACCCATGATTGTGTGTATCAAAAAGGATCTTGTCTCCATGATTAGGAGCCTTGGATGA
- the hemA gene encoding glutamyl-tRNA reductase produces the protein MTSDVVNARVTFRKSPIHMLERFTFPDLDSAYQSFLKHSGLQECVILQTCNRVELFGCASNTDLEKIKKTWASVAGLEENTFKENLEISCGTDAYTHLLKLTSGLDSLVIGEEQILGQVKDSITTARELKASGDNLNTLFDKAIKIGTRVRNATGISKGSISVGSMAVNLAEQNVDDLKSKRILLIGTGEAASLVAKSLKKRDIEFLVTSRTFERSKAFAETAGGKPLQFEQAISDFKSIDVLFVATVAPYFLVTHDRVKEAMQSRKDGMLIMDLSNPRTVDDKVSTIPKITVMNMDQIAEMVEKNMKNRMGVVSAAENIINEEIPIVEAAMKRLEVEPIVTNVFKDIDQVRVKELKKALQMLGEKDEQKIRIIDQLTQAIVEDIMSIPMNNLRKASEQGDSEILKTVTKLFDYKSRE, from the coding sequence ATGACAAGTGATGTTGTAAACGCTAGAGTTACTTTTAGAAAGTCCCCGATTCATATGTTGGAGCGATTTACTTTTCCTGATCTGGATTCTGCTTATCAGTCATTTCTAAAACACTCTGGATTACAAGAATGTGTCATACTACAAACATGCAACAGGGTTGAGCTCTTTGGATGTGCAAGTAATACCGATCTTGAAAAAATAAAAAAAACATGGGCATCTGTTGCAGGGCTTGAAGAAAATACATTCAAGGAAAATTTAGAAATTAGCTGTGGAACTGATGCATATACTCATCTTCTAAAACTCACATCAGGTCTTGATTCTCTTGTAATTGGAGAAGAGCAAATACTAGGACAAGTAAAAGATTCAATCACAACAGCACGGGAGCTCAAGGCATCTGGAGATAATCTAAACACCTTGTTTGATAAGGCAATCAAGATTGGGACTCGTGTAAGAAATGCAACAGGCATCAGTAAGGGAAGTATTTCTGTTGGTTCCATGGCAGTAAATCTTGCAGAGCAAAATGTAGATGACTTGAAATCAAAGCGTATCTTGTTGATTGGAACTGGAGAAGCTGCAAGTCTTGTAGCAAAGTCTCTTAAAAAACGTGATATTGAATTTCTTGTAACTAGCAGAACGTTTGAACGCTCAAAGGCCTTTGCGGAAACTGCAGGTGGCAAGCCGCTACAATTTGAGCAAGCAATATCTGATTTCAAATCCATAGATGTATTGTTTGTAGCAACTGTCGCACCGTATTTTCTTGTCACACATGATAGAGTAAAAGAAGCAATGCAATCAAGAAAGGATGGCATGCTCATAATGGACTTGTCAAATCCACGAACTGTTGATGACAAGGTATCTACCATACCAAAAATTACTGTCATGAATATGGATCAGATTGCAGAGATGGTAGAAAAGAACATGAAAAACAGGATGGGTGTAGTATCAGCAGCAGAGAATATAATTAATGAGGAGATTCCAATAGTAGAGGCAGCAATGAAAAGACTTGAGGTTGAACCAATCGTAACTAATGTCTTTAAGGATATAGACCAAGTACGTGTCAAGGAACTCAAAAAAGCACTTCAGATGTTGGGAGAAAAAGATGAGCAAAAGATACGCATCATTGACCAGCTCACACAAGCAATAGTTGAGGATATAATGTCTATTCCAATGAATAACCTACGAAAGGCATCAGAACAAGGTGATTCTGAAATTCTAAAAACTGTTACAAAACTCTTTGACTACAAATCACGAGAGTAA
- a CDS encoding helix-turn-helix domain-containing protein, producing MQVLQQGRILENKDANNILKIISNEQAMHVLRSTIGTPKSAWDISTNSGIPLTQVYRWVRRLHNSGLVRVSGDTNASGKKFFMYQSKVISVKMTLTSAAETVIELS from the coding sequence ATGCAAGTATTACAACAAGGAAGAATCCTTGAAAACAAGGATGCAAACAACATATTGAAGATTATATCCAACGAGCAAGCAATGCATGTACTACGCTCTACAATTGGCACACCAAAATCTGCCTGGGATATTAGCACCAATTCTGGAATTCCTCTTACTCAGGTCTATAGATGGGTGCGTAGGCTGCACAACTCGGGACTTGTTCGAGTCTCTGGTGATACAAACGCCTCTGGAAAAAAATTCTTCATGTATCAAAGCAAAGTCATATCTGTAAAAATGACATTGACTTCAGCAGCAGAAACTGTCATAGAATTGTCATAA
- the hemB gene encoding porphobilinogen synthase gives MSFPNVRLRRLRKSGKIRELLEEVRLSPKDLICPIFVQEDLKSKIQGSSMPGMERLSLGDVVSEVNSIADLKIPAVMVFGIPSHKDEHGTSAFIQNGIVQKTIAEIRKNLGNDIVIMSDVCLCQYTSSGHCGLVRGDKIDNDSSLETLAKVAVSQAQAGVDVVSPSAMMDGQVKAIRQGLDDAGFTDVAIMSHSAKHRSSLYSPFKDMAHSAPQFGDRKTYQLPYTNPKEAMREVETDIQEGVDIVMIKPALAYLDLISMTKSKFNVPIAAYSVSGEYALVKAAAMAGYIDEKEVTLEILTAIKRAGADMIVTYFSKGAAKTLAER, from the coding sequence ATGTCTTTTCCTAATGTGAGACTGCGACGACTACGAAAGAGTGGTAAAATTAGAGAACTATTGGAAGAAGTACGTCTGTCTCCAAAGGACCTGATCTGCCCAATATTTGTACAAGAAGATTTGAAATCCAAAATTCAAGGAAGTTCAATGCCAGGCATGGAAAGACTTTCACTTGGTGATGTTGTATCTGAAGTAAACTCTATTGCAGATCTGAAAATTCCTGCTGTAATGGTATTTGGAATACCTTCACACAAAGATGAACATGGTACCTCTGCTTTCATTCAAAACGGAATTGTACAAAAAACAATAGCTGAGATACGAAAAAATCTAGGAAATGACATTGTGATAATGTCTGATGTTTGTTTGTGTCAGTATACCAGTTCTGGTCATTGTGGGCTGGTCAGAGGTGATAAGATAGATAATGATTCAAGTCTCGAAACTCTTGCAAAAGTTGCAGTCAGCCAAGCTCAAGCAGGTGTAGATGTAGTATCGCCATCTGCAATGATGGACGGACAAGTAAAGGCAATACGACAAGGTCTTGATGATGCGGGATTTACCGATGTTGCAATAATGTCACATTCCGCAAAACATCGTTCATCTCTATATTCTCCATTCAAAGACATGGCTCACTCTGCTCCACAGTTTGGAGATAGAAAGACCTACCAGTTACCATACACTAATCCAAAAGAAGCAATGCGCGAAGTTGAGACTGATATCCAAGAAGGTGTGGATATTGTAATGATAAAACCTGCACTTGCATACCTTGATCTTATTTCTATGACAAAATCAAAGTTTAATGTGCCAATTGCTGCATACAGTGTCTCAGGAGAATACGCTCTTGTCAAGGCAGCTGCCATGGCAGGTTATATTGATGAAAAAGAGGTAACACTAGAGATTCTAACTGCAATCAAGCGTGCTGGTGCTGACATGATAGTAACATATTTCTCAAAGGGTGCCGCAAAGACACTTGCAGAAAGATGA